The genomic DNA GTCGACCGGCTGGCCCTGCCAGAAGGCATAGACCGTGGGGATCGACTGCACGCGCAGCTGCCCGGAATATCCGGGGTTCGCGTCGACGTCGATTTTGACCAGCTTCACCCGGCCATCGGCCTTGGTCACGGCAGCCTCGATCGCCGGGCCGAGGGTCTTGCACGGCCCGCACCAGGTCGCCCAGAAGTCGACGATCACAGGCACCGTCATCGACATTTCCACGACATCGGCGATAAAGCTGTCGTCGGTTCCGTCCTTGATGTGCGCGCTTGCGGCAGGTTTTGCCGGTGTCTGGCCCAGAATTTGCATCGCTGTCTCCTTGATCCGTCGTTGTCCCCTATATGTGGGCGCGCAGCGCAAAGGCCAAGGGGGATTGCCCGACTTGGCCGCAAGGCCTAGCGTCGGCGCCATGATGCGCACCATAATGACCTTCGGCGACAGCAATACCCACGGCACGCCCCCCCATCGTGACGCGGGGCGTCTATGCCCGCCACGATGCCACAACGCGCTGGCCGCAGGTCATGGCGGCCGAACTGGGCTGCGAGTTGATCGAGGAAGGGCTGCCGGGCCGCACCGCCTGCCCCCTGACGGACCCGGAAATGGGCGCCCATATGAACGGTCAGCTTGGCCTGCGCATCGCGCTGGAAAGCCACGGCCCCATCGACGGGCTGACGATCATGCTGGGCACCAACGACTGCAAGGCGCATTTTGGCCTGACCCCAGAGGGGATCACCGCGGGTATCGCAGGCTTGCTTGCCATCGCCTGCGGCGAGCCGATGCAGACCCGGCACGGCGGGTTCAAGGTGCTGCTGATCTGCCCGCCGCCGGTGCTGGAACAAGGTCCCATCGCACAGGTTTTTTTTGGCGGCGCGACCAAATCACTGGCGCTGCCGCCGCTTTACGCATCCTTGGCCCGGACCTGGAACGTCGGGTTTCTGGACGCCGGACAGCACATCGCCGTCAGCCCGCAGGACGGCGTGCATTACAACGCAGCGACACATCAGACGCTGGGACTGGAAGTCGCGAAAGCCGTCGCGCGCCTCTGAAGCCGCCTCGCTTTTTCTGAAAATACTCCCGCCGGAGGCTCCTACACCCGATGATAGGGCGATCCCGCCAGAATGGACGCGGCACGGTAAAGCTGTTCCGCGAGCATCACCCGCACCAGCATGTGCGGCCAGACCATCTTGCCAAACGACAGCGCCGCATCGGCCCGGTCGCGCAAGGAGGGGTCGATACCGTCGGCGCCACCGATGACGAAGGCGACGTCCTGCCGCCCCTGATCGCGCCAGCCGCCCAGCTGGGCCGCGAAATCGGGGGATGTCATCACCTTGCCGCGCTCGTCCAGCACGCAAAGCAGCGCGCCGTCAGGCACCACTTTCGACAGCAAAGCGGCCTCTCCGGCCATGCCGCCGCCCTTCTTGTCCTCGACCTCCACGACCTCTGCCGGGCCAAGCGCCAGCGCACGGCCCGTCCGGTCGAATCGGGTCAGGTAGTCGGTAATCAGCGCAGCCTCGGGGCCGCCGCGCAGGCGGCCCACCGCGCAGATGCGCAGGCGCATCAGGGGGCCTTGGACGGATCCACGGTCAGGAAATCCTGGCTTCCCGGGGTCCACATCTTTTCCAGCTGGTAGAATTCGCGCACTTCGGGCCGGAACAGGTGGACGATCACGTCGCCGGTGTCGATCAGGACCCAGTCGCCGGTATCCTTGCCTTCGGTCTTGGTGATCAGGCCATAATCCTGCTTGAGCTTGTCTGTCAGATGTTCGGCCATGGCCGAGACCTGGCGCGTGGACCGGCCGGAGGCAATCACCATCCAGTCGCCCATTTCCGACTTGCCGCGCAGGTTGATCTTTACAACCTCTTCGGCCTTGTCGTCGTCCAGTGATGTCAGGATTGCGTCAAGCAGCTGGTCGCTGTCGTAAGAAGCCGCCGCCTTCACAGCGTGGGCCCCTTGGGTGGCAGCGGATGCTGCCGAGGTGGAAAGAGACAGTGCATCGTCCTCCGATGAAAAGCACCGGACGGGTGGCCCCGGTGCAAGGCCTGATTGAAACCTAGGGGGTCTCCCACAAAATTTCAACAACCGAAGGCGGGGCGTTAGTCCGATGCGGGGGGCGTGTCAACCGTGACCTGTGGCGCCGACGTTTCGAACGCGCCGACGGACAGGCCATAGATCAGCCAGCGTGCGTTTTCGTTCACGAACTCCAGATCGAAGGTGATGGACCGCGGGTCCAGCGGGAAATAGCCCGACAGGCGGATGATTCGCTGATCCAGCGACACGTCGCTGCGCTGGATCACCGGAGCGACGGAGAGGACGGGCAGCAGGTCCAGCGCCTCGGACCGCACCCGTTGCAGCAGGATCGCCAGATCCGTCGCCGTGTTGGCATCGTGGAACGAGGTGGAGGCATAGTCGCGCAGGGTCGTGTAATTGCCGGTCCAGTTCGCCTGATTGACCGCCAGCAGGGCGTCGCGGATCAGGGCGACGGCAAAGCTTTCCTCGATCTGCGGGGTCTGCTGGGCCGTGGCGGGCAGGGTGAGGACAGCGGCAAACGCCGTGGCCAGAAGCCACGGCGTTGCACGGTTTCGCAATTTGTCTGTGATTACCACGAGTAGCTGACACCCACACGACCGCCGACCTTCTGACGATCAAAGCCATAGGTCACGCCGGCATCGACCTGCGTGTTGGTGTTGATCCGGAACGCGCCGGACATCGCAAAGGCCGTCGCGCCGTCGAATGCACCCAAGCCGCCCGAAACCGCGTACTGGCGGTCGACGGGGACGTAGGGCACCTCCAGCGCCATGGCCATCGCGATGCCATCGCGGTTGTCCAGGATGTCGTTGCGGTTGCGCTGGATCTGCGCACCCTGTGCCGCGATGGAACTGCCCTGCGACGCCAGCGTCTGGCCGATGCTGGCGAAGGCGGTCACGTCCGTGTCGCTGACGGCAAGGTTGCCGTTGGCATCCGAGGTGACAAGGCGCACGCTGCCGGATTGTGCATCCCGGCTGGCGTCGGAGGTGACACCGGGCAGCGTGTAGGTATTGGTCGCCGTGCCGACCACGACCTGATTGTCGCGCGTGGCCTGCGCCCCGTTGCCGATGGCGACGGAGTTCGCGCCCGAGGCCGTGGCGAGATTGCCGAAGGCCAAGGCCGTCAGGCCCGAGGCGGTCGCGTTTTCGCCCACGGCCGTCGACCGCTCGCCACTGGCGACGGCAAGGTGACCGAAGGCCTGCGCACGGACGCCGGTGGCCTGCGCCCGCCAGCCGATGGCCGTGGCACCTGCCATGGTGGCCTGCGACTGCCCGCCGACCGCGGTCGAGGAGGTGCCGGAGGCGATCGTCTGCATCCCGGTCGCACCGTCGCGGTTGCCGCCGATGGCCACGGCATCCGCGCCGCTGGCCAGTGCGGTATTGCCGATGGCGATGCCATTCACGCCGGATGCCACCGAATCCTCGCCACCCGCAAAGGACTGGTCACCCGAGGCCGTGGACTGGTGGCCGACGGCCGTGCCCATGGCACCCGTGGCCCGGGCCTGCCAGCCCAGCGCCGTGGCACCGGGCGTCGTGGCATTGCTTTCACCGCCAA from Loktanella sp. M215 includes the following:
- a CDS encoding YadA-like family protein, coding for MFSRGSTASATLLTTVASIILIGTSHAASAQAYPAGGGAATGTDAVGIGSGANASGNNTVAIGNDSLASGQDAVAIGGDDAGTGAQAIAPSTTAVGGESLAQNPGDSAFGWEAMAIGNRSTALGHQTTAAGAQSVAVGEDASATGISAIAIGGNNDADNNGVVDDGTGAVANGNDAVAIGAAASALGNSTTALGGESSANGAGATAIGWQSNAVGAQAQAFGHQSTATGDLALAIGEDSRALGNNATAIGNLSTANGIDALALGDQANAAGNSTTALGGESNATTPGATALGWQARATGAMGTAVGHQSTASGDQSFAGGEDSVASGVNGIAIGNTALASGADAVAIGGNRDGATGMQTIASGTSSTAVGGQSQATMAGATAIGWRAQATGVRAQAFGHLAVASGERSTAVGENATASGLTALAFGNLATASGANSVAIGNGAQATRDNQVVVGTATNTYTLPGVTSDASRDAQSGSVRLVTSDANGNLAVSDTDVTAFASIGQTLASQGSSIAAQGAQIQRNRNDILDNRDGIAMAMALEVPYVPVDRQYAVSGGLGAFDGATAFAMSGAFRINTNTQVDAGVTYGFDRQKVGGRVGVSYSW
- the rlmH gene encoding 23S rRNA (pseudouridine(1915)-N(3))-methyltransferase RlmH, encoding MRLRICAVGRLRGGPEAALITDYLTRFDRTGRALALGPAEVVEVEDKKGGGMAGEAALLSKVVPDGALLCVLDERGKVMTSPDFAAQLGGWRDQGRQDVAFVIGGADGIDPSLRDRADAALSFGKMVWPHMLVRVMLAEQLYRAASILAGSPYHRV
- a CDS encoding GDSL-type esterase/lipase family protein; protein product: MTRGVYARHDATTRWPQVMAAELGCELIEEGLPGRTACPLTDPEMGAHMNGQLGLRIALESHGPIDGLTIMLGTNDCKAHFGLTPEGITAGIAGLLAIACGEPMQTRHGGFKVLLICPPPVLEQGPIAQVFFGGATKSLALPPLYASLARTWNVGFLDAGQHIAVSPQDGVHYNAATHQTLGLEVAKAVARL
- the rsfS gene encoding ribosome silencing factor, which translates into the protein MKAAASYDSDQLLDAILTSLDDDKAEEVVKINLRGKSEMGDWMVIASGRSTRQVSAMAEHLTDKLKQDYGLITKTEGKDTGDWVLIDTGDVIVHLFRPEVREFYQLEKMWTPGSQDFLTVDPSKAP